The proteins below are encoded in one region of Rhododendron vialii isolate Sample 1 chromosome 7a, ASM3025357v1:
- the LOC131334795 gene encoding uncharacterized protein LOC131334795 isoform X3, protein MTSLLGFRRPQFSEEVAWLPAWLQQHDDGEPTDYEQHIIGLGGGGETTLELERGFTTGNTADLSSRDEGRYKSCHLFLSGEDNSPASFAPSSGNQVVNFHLHLSADGTSQNTPSSPLDTSQAGRIASHNYLTVQQTDVSACQEVMDYQFTMGYNVGGKHFPPFTSQQETLDHICPQSVSKDKDAKTNCEEDDGYHMVCDINNAVELSIAASEALVINDMLKSPSSTESLAAAAVLEVALRVKQARLQCLKDCFHFSTEDMDETDLLSGDDLHMADAYGDAGLTISNVDDRHACASVTSQVKDTPSSQNHNGGDDKYKHECHGPPNVVCDDIPGKQQSTYFLDMEKGEQDLPVEDTDFGRQRKWVDDLTSDSDASVVASHCDSLLHDPFLANSYVPATTEGVDFAIENMTSFPSQAKSNSSQQAWNYVNNETDDKLTPVGPDRFQSRWLGGWVWKKEINASVHVEHENAKTVSRFLVGETSYLSESADIAPDENSFMQKQDKGFRVDSQASIPFAGLHCRPDESTLFSLDVVRSPSLSAVDPLCSVVPCSISSENACSTLADKPNHDLDAEDCYRPESEYCIVNFQRTSGLNPECVGEEREIVSVVNGEDSQPTIRRQLNSLRSYSMLLPHCGAFVENDNTYRNRSFPSECISGFLSAEHNMGCKRDSTGLPSLKSMQKCSTARQIEENPEPLVVQNLVTDSMNQDRNCHETANNGTGLQVHMEKFRCSPLILNRGRRSRFQASKKFACDISGAENQKSVERKGDVGQHGKNLQEVEFKCKVACDTEVPPGKRVRFSSTEIQLLPKNNLQTLKLSNRGSVTRAGKRLRYSKPKCVSIAPELKRHQTNCLAKLAKGLIFRDIEFLLTGFSIQKEKELEGIIRKYGGIVLRDIPSPPNSRGKRISRFKFQQLPIVLCFRKLETTKFLYGCAVNAYILNISWLTDSIAAGSALPPDKYMVIANHFGEKYTRLRRPVCCSNHNSIFDRVGVMLQGKHSFCTRLAKVVQHGGGLVFKTLQWLVQNLDASKISVGAIVTEDENRASRHLKYCASERKIPMMPASWIINSLHAGKLLPFLENKYYSPLPTINILDFPSSSALSEEI, encoded by the exons ATGACGAGCTTATTAGGGTTTCGCCGTCCTCAATTCTCAGAG GAGGTAGCGTGGCTTCCTGCTTGGCTTCAGCAACACGACGATGGTGAACCAACGGATTATGAGCAGCACATCATTGGactcggaggaggaggagaaactACTCTCGAGCTCGAGAGGGGGTTTACG ACTGGAAATACCGCGGATCTGTCTTCAAGAGATGAAGGTAGATATAAGAGTTGCCACTTGTTCTTATCAGGGGAAGACAATTCACCTGCTAGTTTTGCTCCATCTTCTGGAAAT CAGGTGGTGAACTTTCATCTTCATTTATCTGCGGATGGTACCTCACAAAATACACCAAGTTCACCTTTGGACACATCTCAGGCAGGTAGGATAGCCTCACATAATTATTTAACTGTGCAGCAAACTGATGTGTCAGCTTGTCAAGAAGTTATGGACTATCAATTCACAATGGGTTATAATGTTGGTGGGAAACATTTTCCACCTTTCACGTCCCAGCAGGAAACACTTGACCATATTTGTCCTCAATCTGTCTCAAAGGACAAAGATGCCAAGACGAATTGTGAAGAAGATGATGGATATCACATGGTTTGTGACATCAATAATGCTGTTGAACTCTCAATTGCAGCATCTGAAGCTCTTGTCATAAATGACATGCTAAAGAGTCCATCATCTACAGAATCTTTGGCAGCTGCAGCTGTACTTGAAGTTGCTCTTCGGGTGAAGCAAGCACGCTTGCAGTGTTTGAAAGACTGCTTCCACTTCTCCACAGAGGATATGGATGAAACAGATTTGCTATCTGGTGATGATTTGCATATGGCTGATGCATATGGAGATGCGGGCTTGACTATTAGTAATGTTGATGATCGGCATGCTTGTGCCTCTGTCACATCTCAAGTAAAAGATACACCTAGTTCACAAAATCATAATGGAGGTGATGACAAGTACAAACATGAATGCCATGGGCCTCCAAATGTTGTTTGTGATGATATTCCAGGAAAACAACAGTCAACATATTTCTTGGACATGGAAAAAGGAGAGCAAGACTTGCCAGTAGAAGATACTGATTTTGGCAGGCAAAGGAAATGGGTAGATGATCTAACTTCTGATTCAGACGCCTCCGTTGTGGCATCTCACTGTGACTCCTTACTGCATGATCCATTTCTGGCAAATTCTTATGTTCCAGCAACAACAGAG GGAGTGGACTTTGCCATCGAGAACATGACTTCATTTCCGTCTCAAGCAAAATCCAATAGTTCTCAGCAGGCGTGGAATTATGTGAATAATG AGACAGATGATAAACTAACACCTGTAGGCCCCGACAGGTTTCAGAGCCGTTGGTTAGGTGGTTGGGTGTGGAAG AAGGAAATAAATGCTTCTGTGCATGTGGAACATGAAAATGCTAAGACGGTTTCTAGATTTTTGGTTGGTGAGACAAGCTATCTCTCGGAATCCGCTGATATTGCTCCAGATGAAAACTCATTCATGCAGAAACAGGATAAAGGGTTTCGCGTGGATTCACAAGCAAGCATACCTTTCGCAGGTTTACATTGCAGACCTGATGAGAGTACATTGTTTTCTCTGGATGTCGTGAGGTCCCCTAGTTTATCTGCTGTGGATCCTCTTTGTTCTGTTGTTCCATGCAGTATTTCTTCAGAAAATGCATGTTCTACTCTTGCTGATAAACCAAATCATGACCTAGATGCTGAAGACTGCTACAGGCCTGAGTCAGAATATTGCATTGTTAATTTTCAGAGAACCTCAGGTCTGAACCCAGAATGTGTAGGTGAGGAACGGGAAATTGTCTCAGTAGTTAATGGTGAAGATTCTCAGCCCACTATTCGCAGGCAGTTGAACTCACTTAGAAGTTATAGCATGCTATTGCCTCACTGTGGTGCCTTTGTCGAGAATGATAATACTTATCGTAATCGCTCATTCCCGTCAGAATGCATTTCGGGGTTTCTTTCTGCTGAGCACAATATGGGCTGCAAGAGGGATTCAACAGGACTACCATCTTTGAAATCCATGCAAAAATGTAGTACTGCTAGACAGATTGAGGAAAATCCTGAACCTTTGGTTGTACAGAATTTAGTCACAGATTCTATGAATCAGGACAGAAACTGTCATGAAACTGCAAATAATGGGACTGGGTTGCAGGTTCACATGGAGAAATTTAGATGCTCACCTCTTATTTTGAACCGAGGTAGGCGTAGCCGTTTTCAGGCTTCTAAGAAATTTGCATGTGATATCAGTGGGGCAGAAAATCAAAAGTCAGTGGAACGGAAGGGTGATGTTGGGCAACATGGGAAGAACCTTCAAGAAGTGGAGTTTAAGTGCAAAGTTGCTTGTGATACTGAGGTTCCACCAGGAAAACGAGTTCGTTTCTCATCTACTGAAATTCAACTTCTGCCGAAGAACAATCTCCAAACGCTGAAACTGTCAAACAGAG GTTCAGTTACAAGAGCTGGTAAAAGGTTGAGATATTCCAAGCCAAAGTGTGTGTCTATAGCTCCAGAACTCAAAAGGCATCAAACAAATTGTCTTGCCAAGCTTGCTAAGGGACTGATATTCAGAGATATTGAATTCTTGCTTACAGGTTTTTCTATTCAGAAGGAAAAAGAATTGGAGGGAATAATTAGAAAATATGGTGGTATAGTTCTCCGTGACATTCCATCTCCTCCAAATTCAAGGGGCAAGAGAATCTCAAGATTTAAATTCCAGCAGCTTCCCATAGTTCTATGTTTCAGAAAG CTAGAAACAACCAAGTTCTTGTATGGCTGTGCAGTGAATGCCTACATACTCAACATTAGTTGGCTTACTGATTCCATAGCAGCTGGTTCTGCCTTACCTCCCGATAA ATATATGGTTATAGCTAATCATTTTGGCGAAAAGTACACGAGACTACGACGGCCAGTGTGCTGCAGTAACCATAATAGTATCTTTGACAGAGTAGGCGTCATGCTTCAGGGTAAGCACAGTTTCTGCACCAGACTAGCAAAAGTTGTCCAG CATGGTGGTGGCCTGGTCTTTAAAACCCTTCAGTGGTTGGTCCAGAATCTTGATGCCAGCAAAATTTCTGTCGGGGCTATCGTCACTGAGGATGAGAACAGGGCTTCGCGTCACCTGAAGTATTGTGCTTCAGAGAGGAAGATACCCATGATG CCTGCTAGCTGGATTATAAATAGCTTACATGCTGGGAAGCTTCTTCCTTTCTTGGAGAACAAGTATTACTCTCCTCTGCCCACCATCAACATTTTAGATTTTCCATCCTCATCGGCATTGAGTGAAGAAATATGA
- the LOC131334795 gene encoding uncharacterized protein LOC131334795 isoform X1, whose product MTSLLGFRRPQFSEEVAWLPAWLQQHDDGEPTDYEQHIIGLGGGGETTLELERGFTTGNTADLSSRDEGRYKSCHLFLSGEDNSPASFAPSSGNQVVNFHLHLSADGTSQNTPSSPLDTSQAGRIASHNYLTVQQTDVSACQEVMDYQFTMGYNVGGKHFPPFTSQQETLDHICPQSVSKDKDAKTNCEEDDGYHMVCDINNAVELSIAASEALVINDMLKSPSSTESLAAAAVLEVALRVKQARLQCLKDCFHFSTEDMDETDLLSGDDLHMADAYGDAGLTISNVDDRHACASVTSQVKDTPSSQNHNGGDDKYKHECHGPPNVVCDDIPGKQQSTYFLDMEKGEQDLPVEDTDFGRQRKWVDDLTSDSDASVVASHCDSLLHDPFLANSYVPATTEGVDFAIENMTSFPSQAKSNSSQQAWNYVNNETDDKLTPVGPDRFQSRWLGGWVWKKEINASVHVEHENAKTVSRFLVGETSYLSESADIAPDENSFMQKQDKGFRVDSQASIPFAGLHCRPDESTLFSLDVVRSPSLSAVDPLCSVVPCSISSENACSTLADKPNHDLDAEDCYRPESEYCIVNFQRTSGLNPECVGEEREIVSVVNGEDSQPTIRRQLNSLRSYSMLLPHCGAFVENDNTYRNRSFPSECISGFLSAEHNMGCKRDSTGLPSLKSMQKCSTARQIEENPEPLVVQNLVTDSMNQDRNCHETANNGTGLQVHMEKFRCSPLILNRGRRSRFQASKKFACDISGAENQKSVERKGDVGQHGKNLQEVEFKCKVACDTEVPPGKRVRFSSTEIQLLPKNNLQTLKLSNRGSVTRAGKRLRYSKPKCVSIAPELKRHQTNCLAKLAKGLIFRDIEFLLTGFSIQKEKELEGIIRKYGGIVLRDIPSPPNSRGKRISRFKFQQLPIVLCFRKQLETTKFLYGCAVNAYILNISWLTDSIAAGSALPPDKYMVIANHFGEKYTRLRRPVCCSNHNSIFDRVGVMLQGKHSFCTRLAKVVQHGGGLVFKTLQWLVQNLDASKISVGAIVTEDENRASRHLKYCASERKIPMMPASWIINSLHAGKLLPFLENKYYSPLPTINILDFPSSSALSEEI is encoded by the exons ATGACGAGCTTATTAGGGTTTCGCCGTCCTCAATTCTCAGAG GAGGTAGCGTGGCTTCCTGCTTGGCTTCAGCAACACGACGATGGTGAACCAACGGATTATGAGCAGCACATCATTGGactcggaggaggaggagaaactACTCTCGAGCTCGAGAGGGGGTTTACG ACTGGAAATACCGCGGATCTGTCTTCAAGAGATGAAGGTAGATATAAGAGTTGCCACTTGTTCTTATCAGGGGAAGACAATTCACCTGCTAGTTTTGCTCCATCTTCTGGAAAT CAGGTGGTGAACTTTCATCTTCATTTATCTGCGGATGGTACCTCACAAAATACACCAAGTTCACCTTTGGACACATCTCAGGCAGGTAGGATAGCCTCACATAATTATTTAACTGTGCAGCAAACTGATGTGTCAGCTTGTCAAGAAGTTATGGACTATCAATTCACAATGGGTTATAATGTTGGTGGGAAACATTTTCCACCTTTCACGTCCCAGCAGGAAACACTTGACCATATTTGTCCTCAATCTGTCTCAAAGGACAAAGATGCCAAGACGAATTGTGAAGAAGATGATGGATATCACATGGTTTGTGACATCAATAATGCTGTTGAACTCTCAATTGCAGCATCTGAAGCTCTTGTCATAAATGACATGCTAAAGAGTCCATCATCTACAGAATCTTTGGCAGCTGCAGCTGTACTTGAAGTTGCTCTTCGGGTGAAGCAAGCACGCTTGCAGTGTTTGAAAGACTGCTTCCACTTCTCCACAGAGGATATGGATGAAACAGATTTGCTATCTGGTGATGATTTGCATATGGCTGATGCATATGGAGATGCGGGCTTGACTATTAGTAATGTTGATGATCGGCATGCTTGTGCCTCTGTCACATCTCAAGTAAAAGATACACCTAGTTCACAAAATCATAATGGAGGTGATGACAAGTACAAACATGAATGCCATGGGCCTCCAAATGTTGTTTGTGATGATATTCCAGGAAAACAACAGTCAACATATTTCTTGGACATGGAAAAAGGAGAGCAAGACTTGCCAGTAGAAGATACTGATTTTGGCAGGCAAAGGAAATGGGTAGATGATCTAACTTCTGATTCAGACGCCTCCGTTGTGGCATCTCACTGTGACTCCTTACTGCATGATCCATTTCTGGCAAATTCTTATGTTCCAGCAACAACAGAG GGAGTGGACTTTGCCATCGAGAACATGACTTCATTTCCGTCTCAAGCAAAATCCAATAGTTCTCAGCAGGCGTGGAATTATGTGAATAATG AGACAGATGATAAACTAACACCTGTAGGCCCCGACAGGTTTCAGAGCCGTTGGTTAGGTGGTTGGGTGTGGAAG AAGGAAATAAATGCTTCTGTGCATGTGGAACATGAAAATGCTAAGACGGTTTCTAGATTTTTGGTTGGTGAGACAAGCTATCTCTCGGAATCCGCTGATATTGCTCCAGATGAAAACTCATTCATGCAGAAACAGGATAAAGGGTTTCGCGTGGATTCACAAGCAAGCATACCTTTCGCAGGTTTACATTGCAGACCTGATGAGAGTACATTGTTTTCTCTGGATGTCGTGAGGTCCCCTAGTTTATCTGCTGTGGATCCTCTTTGTTCTGTTGTTCCATGCAGTATTTCTTCAGAAAATGCATGTTCTACTCTTGCTGATAAACCAAATCATGACCTAGATGCTGAAGACTGCTACAGGCCTGAGTCAGAATATTGCATTGTTAATTTTCAGAGAACCTCAGGTCTGAACCCAGAATGTGTAGGTGAGGAACGGGAAATTGTCTCAGTAGTTAATGGTGAAGATTCTCAGCCCACTATTCGCAGGCAGTTGAACTCACTTAGAAGTTATAGCATGCTATTGCCTCACTGTGGTGCCTTTGTCGAGAATGATAATACTTATCGTAATCGCTCATTCCCGTCAGAATGCATTTCGGGGTTTCTTTCTGCTGAGCACAATATGGGCTGCAAGAGGGATTCAACAGGACTACCATCTTTGAAATCCATGCAAAAATGTAGTACTGCTAGACAGATTGAGGAAAATCCTGAACCTTTGGTTGTACAGAATTTAGTCACAGATTCTATGAATCAGGACAGAAACTGTCATGAAACTGCAAATAATGGGACTGGGTTGCAGGTTCACATGGAGAAATTTAGATGCTCACCTCTTATTTTGAACCGAGGTAGGCGTAGCCGTTTTCAGGCTTCTAAGAAATTTGCATGTGATATCAGTGGGGCAGAAAATCAAAAGTCAGTGGAACGGAAGGGTGATGTTGGGCAACATGGGAAGAACCTTCAAGAAGTGGAGTTTAAGTGCAAAGTTGCTTGTGATACTGAGGTTCCACCAGGAAAACGAGTTCGTTTCTCATCTACTGAAATTCAACTTCTGCCGAAGAACAATCTCCAAACGCTGAAACTGTCAAACAGAG GTTCAGTTACAAGAGCTGGTAAAAGGTTGAGATATTCCAAGCCAAAGTGTGTGTCTATAGCTCCAGAACTCAAAAGGCATCAAACAAATTGTCTTGCCAAGCTTGCTAAGGGACTGATATTCAGAGATATTGAATTCTTGCTTACAGGTTTTTCTATTCAGAAGGAAAAAGAATTGGAGGGAATAATTAGAAAATATGGTGGTATAGTTCTCCGTGACATTCCATCTCCTCCAAATTCAAGGGGCAAGAGAATCTCAAGATTTAAATTCCAGCAGCTTCCCATAGTTCTATGTTTCAGAAAG CAGCTAGAAACAACCAAGTTCTTGTATGGCTGTGCAGTGAATGCCTACATACTCAACATTAGTTGGCTTACTGATTCCATAGCAGCTGGTTCTGCCTTACCTCCCGATAA ATATATGGTTATAGCTAATCATTTTGGCGAAAAGTACACGAGACTACGACGGCCAGTGTGCTGCAGTAACCATAATAGTATCTTTGACAGAGTAGGCGTCATGCTTCAGGGTAAGCACAGTTTCTGCACCAGACTAGCAAAAGTTGTCCAG CATGGTGGTGGCCTGGTCTTTAAAACCCTTCAGTGGTTGGTCCAGAATCTTGATGCCAGCAAAATTTCTGTCGGGGCTATCGTCACTGAGGATGAGAACAGGGCTTCGCGTCACCTGAAGTATTGTGCTTCAGAGAGGAAGATACCCATGATG CCTGCTAGCTGGATTATAAATAGCTTACATGCTGGGAAGCTTCTTCCTTTCTTGGAGAACAAGTATTACTCTCCTCTGCCCACCATCAACATTTTAGATTTTCCATCCTCATCGGCATTGAGTGAAGAAATATGA
- the LOC131334795 gene encoding uncharacterized protein LOC131334795 isoform X6, which produces MDYQFTMGYNVGGKHFPPFTSQQETLDHICPQSVSKDKDAKTNCEEDDGYHMVCDINNAVELSIAASEALVINDMLKSPSSTESLAAAAVLEVALRVKQARLQCLKDCFHFSTEDMDETDLLSGDDLHMADAYGDAGLTISNVDDRHACASVTSQVKDTPSSQNHNGGDDKYKHECHGPPNVVCDDIPGKQQSTYFLDMEKGEQDLPVEDTDFGRQRKWVDDLTSDSDASVVASHCDSLLHDPFLANSYVPATTEGVDFAIENMTSFPSQAKSNSSQQAWNYVNNETDDKLTPVGPDRFQSRWLGGWVWKKEINASVHVEHENAKTVSRFLVGETSYLSESADIAPDENSFMQKQDKGFRVDSQASIPFAGLHCRPDESTLFSLDVVRSPSLSAVDPLCSVVPCSISSENACSTLADKPNHDLDAEDCYRPESEYCIVNFQRTSGLNPECVGEEREIVSVVNGEDSQPTIRRQLNSLRSYSMLLPHCGAFVENDNTYRNRSFPSECISGFLSAEHNMGCKRDSTGLPSLKSMQKCSTARQIEENPEPLVVQNLVTDSMNQDRNCHETANNGTGLQVHMEKFRCSPLILNRGRRSRFQASKKFACDISGAENQKSVERKGDVGQHGKNLQEVEFKCKVACDTEVPPGKRVRFSSTEIQLLPKNNLQTLKLSNRGSVTRAGKRLRYSKPKCVSIAPELKRHQTNCLAKLAKGLIFRDIEFLLTGFSIQKEKELEGIIRKYGGIVLRDIPSPPNSRGKRISRFKFQQLPIVLCFRKQLETTKFLYGCAVNAYILNISWLTDSIAAGSALPPDKYMVIANHFGEKYTRLRRPVCCSNHNSIFDRVGVMLQGKHSFCTRLAKVVQHGGGLVFKTLQWLVQNLDASKISVGAIVTEDENRASRHLKYCASERKIPMMPASWIINSLHAGKLLPFLENKYYSPLPTINILDFPSSSALSEEI; this is translated from the exons ATGGACTATCAATTCACAATGGGTTATAATGTTGGTGGGAAACATTTTCCACCTTTCACGTCCCAGCAGGAAACACTTGACCATATTTGTCCTCAATCTGTCTCAAAGGACAAAGATGCCAAGACGAATTGTGAAGAAGATGATGGATATCACATGGTTTGTGACATCAATAATGCTGTTGAACTCTCAATTGCAGCATCTGAAGCTCTTGTCATAAATGACATGCTAAAGAGTCCATCATCTACAGAATCTTTGGCAGCTGCAGCTGTACTTGAAGTTGCTCTTCGGGTGAAGCAAGCACGCTTGCAGTGTTTGAAAGACTGCTTCCACTTCTCCACAGAGGATATGGATGAAACAGATTTGCTATCTGGTGATGATTTGCATATGGCTGATGCATATGGAGATGCGGGCTTGACTATTAGTAATGTTGATGATCGGCATGCTTGTGCCTCTGTCACATCTCAAGTAAAAGATACACCTAGTTCACAAAATCATAATGGAGGTGATGACAAGTACAAACATGAATGCCATGGGCCTCCAAATGTTGTTTGTGATGATATTCCAGGAAAACAACAGTCAACATATTTCTTGGACATGGAAAAAGGAGAGCAAGACTTGCCAGTAGAAGATACTGATTTTGGCAGGCAAAGGAAATGGGTAGATGATCTAACTTCTGATTCAGACGCCTCCGTTGTGGCATCTCACTGTGACTCCTTACTGCATGATCCATTTCTGGCAAATTCTTATGTTCCAGCAACAACAGAG GGAGTGGACTTTGCCATCGAGAACATGACTTCATTTCCGTCTCAAGCAAAATCCAATAGTTCTCAGCAGGCGTGGAATTATGTGAATAATG AGACAGATGATAAACTAACACCTGTAGGCCCCGACAGGTTTCAGAGCCGTTGGTTAGGTGGTTGGGTGTGGAAG AAGGAAATAAATGCTTCTGTGCATGTGGAACATGAAAATGCTAAGACGGTTTCTAGATTTTTGGTTGGTGAGACAAGCTATCTCTCGGAATCCGCTGATATTGCTCCAGATGAAAACTCATTCATGCAGAAACAGGATAAAGGGTTTCGCGTGGATTCACAAGCAAGCATACCTTTCGCAGGTTTACATTGCAGACCTGATGAGAGTACATTGTTTTCTCTGGATGTCGTGAGGTCCCCTAGTTTATCTGCTGTGGATCCTCTTTGTTCTGTTGTTCCATGCAGTATTTCTTCAGAAAATGCATGTTCTACTCTTGCTGATAAACCAAATCATGACCTAGATGCTGAAGACTGCTACAGGCCTGAGTCAGAATATTGCATTGTTAATTTTCAGAGAACCTCAGGTCTGAACCCAGAATGTGTAGGTGAGGAACGGGAAATTGTCTCAGTAGTTAATGGTGAAGATTCTCAGCCCACTATTCGCAGGCAGTTGAACTCACTTAGAAGTTATAGCATGCTATTGCCTCACTGTGGTGCCTTTGTCGAGAATGATAATACTTATCGTAATCGCTCATTCCCGTCAGAATGCATTTCGGGGTTTCTTTCTGCTGAGCACAATATGGGCTGCAAGAGGGATTCAACAGGACTACCATCTTTGAAATCCATGCAAAAATGTAGTACTGCTAGACAGATTGAGGAAAATCCTGAACCTTTGGTTGTACAGAATTTAGTCACAGATTCTATGAATCAGGACAGAAACTGTCATGAAACTGCAAATAATGGGACTGGGTTGCAGGTTCACATGGAGAAATTTAGATGCTCACCTCTTATTTTGAACCGAGGTAGGCGTAGCCGTTTTCAGGCTTCTAAGAAATTTGCATGTGATATCAGTGGGGCAGAAAATCAAAAGTCAGTGGAACGGAAGGGTGATGTTGGGCAACATGGGAAGAACCTTCAAGAAGTGGAGTTTAAGTGCAAAGTTGCTTGTGATACTGAGGTTCCACCAGGAAAACGAGTTCGTTTCTCATCTACTGAAATTCAACTTCTGCCGAAGAACAATCTCCAAACGCTGAAACTGTCAAACAGAG GTTCAGTTACAAGAGCTGGTAAAAGGTTGAGATATTCCAAGCCAAAGTGTGTGTCTATAGCTCCAGAACTCAAAAGGCATCAAACAAATTGTCTTGCCAAGCTTGCTAAGGGACTGATATTCAGAGATATTGAATTCTTGCTTACAGGTTTTTCTATTCAGAAGGAAAAAGAATTGGAGGGAATAATTAGAAAATATGGTGGTATAGTTCTCCGTGACATTCCATCTCCTCCAAATTCAAGGGGCAAGAGAATCTCAAGATTTAAATTCCAGCAGCTTCCCATAGTTCTATGTTTCAGAAAG CAGCTAGAAACAACCAAGTTCTTGTATGGCTGTGCAGTGAATGCCTACATACTCAACATTAGTTGGCTTACTGATTCCATAGCAGCTGGTTCTGCCTTACCTCCCGATAA ATATATGGTTATAGCTAATCATTTTGGCGAAAAGTACACGAGACTACGACGGCCAGTGTGCTGCAGTAACCATAATAGTATCTTTGACAGAGTAGGCGTCATGCTTCAGGGTAAGCACAGTTTCTGCACCAGACTAGCAAAAGTTGTCCAG CATGGTGGTGGCCTGGTCTTTAAAACCCTTCAGTGGTTGGTCCAGAATCTTGATGCCAGCAAAATTTCTGTCGGGGCTATCGTCACTGAGGATGAGAACAGGGCTTCGCGTCACCTGAAGTATTGTGCTTCAGAGAGGAAGATACCCATGATG CCTGCTAGCTGGATTATAAATAGCTTACATGCTGGGAAGCTTCTTCCTTTCTTGGAGAACAAGTATTACTCTCCTCTGCCCACCATCAACATTTTAGATTTTCCATCCTCATCGGCATTGAGTGAAGAAATATGA